The DNA sequence AATAGTCTGTGTagctattttgttagctatttatcagtcttattgcttggggatagaagctctTCAAGAGCCTGTTGATgccagacttgatgcaccggtaccacttgccgtgtggaagcagagagaatagtctatggtTTGGGTGTTTGGAGTCTAACTATTTTCCAGGCCTTCCTTCCACACCACCTGAtatggatggcagggagctcggccccagtgatgtacatggctgtcctcaccaccctctgtagcacaaTGCCatcgaggggggggggggctattgCCATAtaaggcagtgatgcagccagtcaaaatTCTCTCAATGTTACAGCTGTAGatcttttgaggatttgaggggcCATGCCAAACTTTTTCAACCTCCTCCTGAGGGGGCAGAGGCGCTGTTGTGCTTTCTtcacgactgtgtgtgtgtagttggacCATTTAGACCTAAGtctttagtgatttggacaccgaAGAACTTGAAGCTCCACTGCAGCTCCGTCGATGTGGACGTGCTCGCCCTctcgtttcctgtagtccacgatcagctccttggtcttactgacgttgagggagaggttgttgttctggcaccacactgcgaGTTCACGGACCTCTCTGTAGGCTGACTCATCAtcgccggtgatcaggcctaccaccactgtgtcgtcagcaaacttgggTTTGGGAatcgtgcgtggccacgcagtcgtggctGAAAAGGGGACTACAGGAGACTACGCAGACACCCCTGTGGagcccgtgttgagggtcagcgtagCAGAGGTAacgttgcctaccctcaccacctggagtcggcccgtcagaaagtccaggatccagttgcaggagGTGCTgttgacgagcttggaggggacaatggtgttgaacgctttgctgtagtcaatgaatagtattctcacataggtattgcTCTTATCTAGGTGGgcgagggcagtgtggagagcaattgagattgcgtgatctgttggggcagtatgcaaatttaATTGGGTATAggctagggtgtctgggatggtgGAGTTAGTGTGTGCCATAACcggcctctcaaagcacttcatgatttcAGAattgagtgctacagggtggtagtcaGTGGCATAAAGCGTAAGAGTTCTTGGGGACAGTTATGATGGTGGTCATCTTAAAAcatgtggggattacagactgggacaatgAGAGGTTGAAATTACTGTGAATATGCATGCTCTGGGAACACACCCATGCCCCGCGGCTTTTTTCGggtgttgacctgattaaagaccGTTTTCACGTCGGCCTCGGAGAACGAGATCGCCCAATCCTCTGGGTCGGTGATGGCCCTTACACCCGGCACGATGTTGTTGTCAAAGCGTGCATAAAATGCATTGAGTTTGTCTGTTAGAGAGGCATCATTGGGCAGATCACGGTTGGTTCTTCCTTTGTAATCCATAATGgactgtagcccctgccacatgCGGCGGAGCCTGTGTAATAGGATTCAACCTTATTCCTATATTGTCCTTCTGCTTGTTTGATGACTCTGCGGAGGTCATAGCGGGACTTCTTATTCCTCTCCTCTGCCGTGGCCTCAGGGTTGTCTACCGATAGCTCTGTCTGCGGTAGCCCTGTCCTTTAGATGATGCATTGTGGCTTTACACAGGGATTGATGGCTGCCTGACACTAATCATGTGAAAAACTGACCAATACTGGTAATTCTCCACACCTGATGTTGATCTGGAGACTTTTTAAACCAAACCAGCTCTTCTGTATATTTGTCCTCTTCTGTGACGTCACCATTTGAATTTCCTTTTCTTTTTTGTGGTTTCTAaatcaaacaaaacaaaagcaACATTTTATTTATAGCACATCGACTTCTAGACTTATATTCCAATCATTCATGTGAAATACATTAGTGTAATTGTAAATACATGACAGTGTAATTGTAAATACAATCAAATCCATCTCTCGAACTACCACTATCTGGATCAAAACTGTCTGAGCAGATACTGCAGTGTGTGGAGAGCTTGCCACATCCATTCACTCCCTGTGCCACAGCCCTTACAACTTGAACTTCAAGTTGACTCATGGTCTTCAAAGCTTCCTCCCTCGCAGCCCCTGTTGGACACACAAACTGTTAGTTGATCAGAACCATGTTAACGTGATGTAAGGAACAGGTTTGAGGTGTATGCCTACCGGCAGGAACTTGCCTTGGGTCAGATGAGTGGTCCTTTGTTTGAGGGACCTGAGTCTCTTATGGTGTGAGGTCTCCTTAGCTGACCCCACCTCATGCCTCTTAACCTGCCGGTGTCATCGTGCCTTGGAGGCCTATGGAGAGAAAAGCAAAGACGACCTCCATTTATATGAATTTAAAAAATCTCTATAGGAGCACACCATACCAGTCACCACAGAGATTATAATTAACTTAAACCAATTCACTTGGCATGACACAAAAACTTTATATGCGAGTCGGTACTTAGGAAACGCTTTACATAACTCCACTATCTGTCCATATGATTTAGACTTGTTGGATGCAAGAAGCGGAGTTCGCTGCGaatgtagccgatgtgaaatggctagcaagttagcggtggtgcgcgctagtggcgtttcaatcggtgatgtcacttgctctgagaccttgaagtagtggttccccttgctctgcaagggctgcggcttttgtggagcgatgcgagggtgactgttgacgtgtgcagagcgtccctggttcgcgcccagatcggggcgaggggacggacgtaaagtctatactgttacattgatgctgttgacccggatcactggctGCTGCGGAAAAGGAGAAGGTCAAAAGAGGGGTGAGTGtaaaccgatgtgaaatggctagctagttagcggtggtgcgcgctaaaggATAACCGAGTCCAACGACCTTGCTGTAGCCCAGGCAAACCGAATCGCAGTTAGAAATGCCTCCTATAGCAAAGCTGTCGAGTCAGGCGGCGTTTATCTGTCCCAAGCCAACAGACAGATGTTAAACTCAACTCTGCAGCCCATGGGAGACTGGACACTTGCAAGGCGTAGGAGATTGGGAAGGCAGCCTGGCAACCCTTCATCCACCCTTCATCCAGATTGCATCACAACCATAGGGTGGCGCTCAATTTATTTCAagtgtattagtctataaatGAATCTCTTTGCCAAAATTCGTGGGTCAAGTGCAAGTGCTGGTTAAGtggttttattattattattattttatttgggGGGGAGGGGTCGAGGTGAGGAAGAGGTTTATTTTAGATACTGTTTGAAGAGGTAGGATTTCAGATGTctttggaagatgggcagggactctgttCTAGCTTCAGGGGGATGTTGGTTCCACCATTAGGGTGTGAGGACAAAGAacagcttggactgggctgagcggaagctgccctcccgtaggggtgggaggTCCAAGAGACCTAAGGTGGCATaacagagtgctcgggttggggtgtagggtttgagcattgCCTGAAGGTTGGGAGGGGaagttcctctctctgttctgtaggtaagcaccatggtcttgtagtggatgcgagcttcaccTGGAAGCCAGTGGAATGTGCAGAGGAGCAGGGGAGGGTCATGAGAGagcttgggaaggttgaaaaccaggcgGGCTGCTGCGTTCCGGCTAAGTTGCAGGGGTGGCACAAGCGGGAatcccagccaacagcgagttacagtagtccagatgggagaggacatctgcctggattaggacctggattaggacctgcgccgcttcctgtgtgaggtagggtcgtactctatgaatgttgtagagcatgaacctgcaggagcaggtcactgctttgatgtttgcagagaacgacaggaTGTTGTCCAGGGTCATGCCAAGGTTCTTTACTCTGGGAGGGTGACACTGTGGAGTGTctgtggagggaggaaggagggggggattaaggagggaggagagggtggaaaagagtttcctagggttagaggcagaagcttgaaatTTAGAGTGATAGAAAGCGACTTTAGCagtggatacagaggaagagaaggtagagaggagggagtgaaagaatGAAAGGTCCTCTGGAAGTTTCGTTTTCCTCCATTTTTGCTCAGCTGCATGCATCCCTGTTTTGTAAGCTCGCAATGAATCACTCAAGGAGCGGGAGGGAAGGGCCAAGCCGGCCGGGAGAAAAGGGGATATTGTAGAAATATTGGTCCAATAATTTCTCAGATACCAGACCTTGTTTCTTCAAAGTAGACTTTATTACAAAGTAAAAAGCCAAGCTGGACTATGGATCAACTGTTTTCCCAGCCTCGGCACACTTCTATTATACAGTTTTCATCCTTACATCACAAACATAGTTACACCTCTTTATGTTAATGATCAACTCTTACTCTTATGTTAATGATCAACTCTTTTAGGCTTCGCGCCACTACAAGTTCTTCTTTGAGGTGGGCTTCTTCCCACCTCTACAAATCATTTAACACTCTACTAAATCACTGAAGTGATTATATTGGTGGCGCAACTGTGACAGtttggtaaaaaaaataataatagggGCCTCTCCCAGGCTACAGTCACAAGTACattcattatatagattatatcagCACCCACCAGGCTATAGTCATAAGTACATTATAGTGATTATGACATTTCTTATCCAGGCATGCATCTGGATTACAATGTGTGTCTATTTCTTTTGTACATTGGCTTTTCTTATGCTATACAGGTGTGGTTACAGGTTATTTTAAAGCTTTTAATGATTCTgtttcattacattattatttaacaaTATGCTAGTGAAAAATTATCATATATTTCCCCCTTTGGGACTTAATAAGTCCCAACCATTTAAATTTGTTCCAGTACAAGTGAGAAGGAGAAGCACTTTCTGTATTGTTTTGGAGGCAATCTGCCTCCCTTTCTCCTTGTCTGTCTTTGCACCTCTTCCTCATTCATACTGGGGATTCAGGACCAAACGTCTCATTTCACATATAgctagaaagaaagaaaagatcCATCCTCGTTCACTcgactatcttgtcaatataatagaacATCGTTGATTGTAATAATGTCCATGTGACATTTTGCCATGTACGTTTACATTTCCATTATAGAAAATATATTGTAGTATAAGCATGTGATTGCATTTTTTTGCCTTGCCCCAGGTTCCCAGGTTCTCAGTTATGTAAAATATAAGAACAATAAAAACATCAAAAAGAATCAACTGAACCTCATAAACCCTTTTAACGTTGTTCTCAATATGACACCGAAACATATGTCCCTCCCTCACAGACACCTCTCCAACAACTGTTTGGTCATGAGTGAAAAAACCTGTTAGAGGATTATGGGCATTGTCCGTGGACTCTTGTAACCGGAAAACCCTATGTCACATACAGTTCTAGGCAAACAGATATTCAGAAGGTCTAACATCATTTATCATTCAGTAACTGTTACATTGAGTACATGGTTATATACTTTTAGCATTGATTACATGGTTATATCCCTTTAACAGTGACTACATGATTATATTCTGTTATACTATGTGTATACTTTAAACACATTCCCTATCCCAACATAAGGGAACAGCATGATGAAAAGTTTCACATCATCTAGTTTGCACCATTTGCACAAACGCCACAGGTTCAGGTTCTATTAATATACCTTTCATGGGGGATTTGCTACACAGTATGCAATTGTCCAGTCTATGTTTTTGGGCTGTATTCTGAGCCCACTTATAACAGCCATTTTCGGTTGCTTTCCTCAATTTTGGGTCAATGTTTGTGTTACGAATCCATTTGGCTCTACAATCTAGGGGGGATGGcaacgagacccgtaacataactcatgcataTTATAACAGTGAAAAAGGAACAGTGAGAACAAAAACCACAGACAAATTAAATCTACAGTCAAACACTCAGGGTTTATTTTTAAACACACGTTAAAGGGGGTGGGAagaggggctgagctggacccaaggaaagaaataaTAAATATCCTAAAActcccctaagctagactagcctgcTTTGAgaacagctagctaactaaccaaaaatacagtgggtggtccgcccaatTCTAACTAGGGTGTTTAGACAAAGTTttcctacgggtagtgtatgcccatgggcgaatTGTCTTGgtacccccttttcccaccaacaAACAAAAAGTCACGAAGCACAACAATACATATTCACATAATTCCGGACAAATGTGACATGTAGGAACAAAAACCAAAAGCGAGCTCAttaaaaagagagcgagagagagatagtgagagattgagacacagagagatcaAGCTCCAGAGAAAACAACTGactgggtttttaaaccaagggaaagggaaTGTGATAGTAGGGTAAAGGAAAAGGAGCAGGTGTCTTCTGATTAGCAACTGATTAGTGACTGATAATtgccacctgtgaggggagaaggagagaaaagaaatacacacacacaggatacacacacaggatacttgtaGCCGTAACAGTTTGATTCTGGGGTAGATTCTTCATTGTGGCTACCCCAACTGGTAACAGATGTCCAGATTTTCTGCAGAAACCCACTTTCTTGTGGTTTTGCCATTGTCTTAGTTGGTATACTAGTGCTAGTGGGAGGTGATTTTACCGATGTTGTAGCTCTTCTTGGTCTTTTAAGGGCTCTAGGGTAGGGTCCATCTGGATAACCGTCACACTATTCCCTTCTGTCCCTTTCTTATTGTTAATTATTCTTATGATGTATTCTCTCCCTCCTTTTGGTCAAATCCTTTCATAGTAATTTGCCAATCAACTTTTCCTTTGTATATTTTTAGGTCACATCCTTTGAATCCGAGATGGCTTCTCCCATCATTGTATGATGGGTCCATCCACAGAGCGCTATTTCTGGTAAAGGTTTACTTCTCCTGATTGAGAAGGATTTTCCGATTTCTGCTCCTGTCATTATTTAGGCTGGAATAAAACCACTAATCCTGTTCTTTTTCAAAGGAGATTTAGGAGAAACTTGTTTTGTTATTCTACTTCTGGTGTACTGTATGGTTGTAGGTAGATCTGTTACCATTTCTTCTAGGTTTTCCGCTGATACTGTCAAGGCCATTCTACCGTTCTTCATCTGTCCTGGTTTCCACTGTCTGTTAGGAAGACCATGTGAGGGCAGAGAAGTAAATGGTATGGAAGTTTCCTTCCCATTCTCCTGTCGTTGTTTCTCCGTCCCCCTGGACAACGCCTCCGTCAGGGGTATCTGCCAGAGTAGGTATGTCATCAGGAGCAACAAGCATGTCACTCCTCCCCATCCCTGGACTCTCTGGACATTCATGAGAGTGTATCTGTTGACTGTTGGGAGTTGGACAtcggtcctcttctccttctttttcCTCCAGGCTCCTGCCTGGTGTATCAGCATCCTCTCCTTCTGTTCCCTCCGGGCTCCTGCCTGATGTATCAGTATCCTTTGCTTCCTCATCGATCCCACCCGGAACTCTGGTACAGTGGCTTAGATGGTACCACGTAGTGCTTCCTTTCACCTGGACAGCTGTTGGTGTTGCTAGGACTTCTTTGTAGAGACCCTCTAGCCTTGGCTCGTTCCACTTCCTCCGGAACACTCGGAAGTAGACCTGGTCCCCTGGGATCACCGGACAGGGAACCTCTAGTCCTGGTTCAGGTTTTCACCTTTTTTCTACCTTTGAACGGACAGCACTACGGGAAGGATGGCCAAGACAGAAGTGGGCCAGTCTGCTGGCCCCGTTCCTCTCTGGGAATTCCCAAAAGGTGTATTGGGACCTGAACGATGAACAGGTGGCTAACTACGACGGACTCAAACGGGAGATACTCAGCCGCTACGAGTACAGCCTGGCCCATCGGGCTCAACTCTTCCACAACTGGAGGTTCGTAGCCGACGCATCCCCCCGAGCCCAGATGAGCAACCTACTGCGCGTCACCAGGGGAAGGCTCCTAAACGTGGTATCCACCCTCTCCATCCAAGACAAAGTGGTCCTGGATCGCTTCCTACGGGCACTACCCAACGACATGAAGAGGTCAGAGAGTCTATGCGCACCCCAGACCTTGGAGGGCCTCCTGGAAGCAGTGGAGACGGATCTGAACACTCAGGCCCTGCTGAGTGGGAGCTGGGCCGAGTCGGTGACCTGTTCGAGGAGTCGGAAGGACAACCCCCTGTTGTGTATCCCTAACCGTTAGTCGACAGGGCCAAAGGACAGCAAACCCCTGGAGAGACGGCTGGGGTAGGGCCGACCCGCCACCGACGACCCCAGGTGGATGGAGACCAAAGGAGGTGTTTAGAGTGTGGTGCCCGGGGGCACATTGCCTGGAATTGCGGAAGCTCCATTAGACTCCAGAAGTATGGTTACCCTCGTAACTATGAGCCTGCTGAACCAGGAGATGGAACGTGGTAGGGAGATGTCCATTTCCTGTGTTCACAGGGACACAAAGCGGTATCTAACCGCATGGGTCAACATCACGATGCCACAAGGGAGCTGCCAGATGATGGTGGGTGCAGTAGCAGAGTTGCTGGTACCTCTCCTAGTGGGACGAGATTGTCCCGAATACACGATGGGGAGGAGCACCCCATCATGTACATCAGCCAAAAGCTGATACCCAGAGAGAAAAAATACTCTATTGTTGAGAAAGAGTGTCTAGCGGTGAAGTGGGCGCAAGTATTACCTGTTAGGTACTCACGTCACCCTGGTGACGGACCATGCTCCCCTGGTCTGGATGGCCAGAAGAAGGGACACAAACGATCGCGTCACCAGGTggtttgcaaataaattaattaaaaaatcctacaatgtgattttctggatttttttccctccttttgtctgtcatagttgacgtgtacctatgatgaaaattacaggcctctcatctttttaagtgggagaacttgcataattggtggctgactaaatacttttttgccccactgtatgtcaagACTCCCGTAGAGTGGCAGACTATGCGGTGGATTTTGCACGTTGGCGGCTGAGAGTGCCTGGAACACGGAAGCATTGTTCGTCATGTTCCTTCACAGATTATCGGAGGTGATCAAAGAGGAGCTTGCAGCCCGGGAGCTGCCCATAGACCTTGACTCCCTCATAGCCTTGACCATCCAGATCGATGGGCGGCTTCGAGAATGTAGGAGGGAAAGGGAATCTGTGCCCTGTCGCCCTCGCTCGTTTGGGTCAATAAACATATGtgactctagctgtctgcatctgggtcttatcctgagttctgatagtaccgagtcaatgtgtgggggtacagattagctgaggtaatttgtacatgtaggtaggccTTGGAGGACCTCTTGGGAGCCGTGGAGATGCACCAGAATACAGAGGCCCTGTTGAAGGGGACGCAGGCCGTGTCCAGGAGCCATTGGGGAGTACACCACGTACTCCCCAATCCGACAGTCAGCCGGGCTAGAGGACTGCTGACCCACGGAGAAACAGCCGGGGAGAGTTGACCTGCCGACGACAACCCCAGGTGGATGAAGACCAAAGGAGTAGTTTTGAGTGTGGAGCCCGGGGACACCTCGCATGGAAGTTCCCGGGTCGAGAGTAGTCGATGCCATCAGCGGGCCCAACCTCCTGTTGGGCACACAGCGAGCCACCAGCACTCATGGTCCCGGTGAAAGTCGGCGTTCAAGACACCCACGCTCCACATTATGGGAGTGTGGTAAAGCTCATACAAGCACGCCTGCTAGCCCATCCGACTGACCGTGTTGAGGAGATGTCCATCTCCTGTGTCCACGTCGACACCAAGCGGTAATCTACCGGGCAGGCCACCATCGTGACACAACAAGGGAGCTGCCAGATGGTGGTAGGTGCCATACCTTAGTTGCCGGTACCCCTCCTCGTGGGACGAGATTGTGGAGGGAAGAGCTGGGAAAAAGCCAGTGGGAGGATCTGAACTTGAAAGCCGCCGTGGCCCAAGTGATTGTAGTGGATGGTACCCAGCCCCAAGAGTTCCATGTGGGTGACAAGGTGCTAATTTTATTCTCCACCACAGAAAGTAAGTTCCTGGTTGGTGGAGTCCTCTGACCCCTCCAACAGTACACCACGACCTATTTGGATGACATTATCATCCACAGCCAAGGTTGGAAAGATCACCTTATGCGCTCAGGCAAGCCGGGTTGACAGCGAATGTCAAGAAATGCAAACTAGGGTTTGAGGAAGTGGAGTATTTAATTGGACAGGGGAACGTCAACCCCCAGGGGAGGAAGGTCCAGGCGGTTCgtgaccagtggtggaaaaagtacccaattgtcatacttgagtaaaagtaaagataccttcatagataAGAATTgcagtaaaagtgaaagtcacccagtgacTTTTTGATGCaaaagttttaaatatactttcgcatcaaaagtaaatgcaattccctaaaatatacttaagtattaaaagtgCAAGTATAAAtctttaaaattccttatattaagacATTTTTTattaacactcagacatcatttacaaactaagcatttgtgtttctTGAGTccaccagataagaggcagtaaggataaccagggatgttctctaagTGCGTGAATTGGGCAGTTTTTTCCTGTCCTGTTAAACATTAAAattgtacttttgggtgtcagagaaaatgtatggagtaaaaagtacatagtTTACTTTAGGAATGTATTGAAgttgacaaaaaaataaataataaagtacagataccccaaaaaaactacttaagtattactttaaagtatttttaccaATTCTTGTGACGCCCGTTTTCCAGGTACCGATGCTGGTGCAGACAGATGCCTGCAACACGGGGCTAGGGGTCGTCCTGTCCCAGGTACACGATGGGGAGAAACACCCCATCATGTACATAAGCCGGAGGTTGATACCCCTGAGAAAATAAGTACTCGATTGTCGAGAAAGAGTGTCTAGCGGTGAAGTGGGTGCTGACACTCTTAAGTATTACCTGTTGGGCATGCACTTCACGCACTTCACCCTGGTCTAGATGGCCCCTGGCATACCGCAGACAAGCCATCAGCGGGAGACTCGTCGAGGCCTGGTGACAGACGGAGTCTGCATCACGCGGTgatggctccctctgctggacgTGCCACATCTAAACAGGTCCTCTGGCCAGGCCTAATTGGGGCTGATTTAGgctggtgagtaatcaaggggctGATTGCTCACCAACTGTATGGGGCCAATAAAACTGCCAGGAGGGCAGCACAAGGGAGGGTTGGAGGTAATGAGAGGTCGCTACCGGCTAGACGTCTTCGCGGTCTGCTTGAACCTAGGAGCTCTGTGTTCTACCCCAGTGGAGACAGCATTCCCTTGAGCACAGATGGCAGTAACCTGGCAGAGGTTTCCTGGAGAAGACCTGTTTCTTTTCTTTATTGGTTTAAGTAAAAACCCTTAAAACAGAGGTATCACCCTtctgtccgtgtctgatctgtgtaaacgtCTAGATCAACCCCCCTTGGTCTGCCACATTAGATGGCTGCCTCGGCTAATTTAACAATCTAAACATTGTTACTGAAATTACTAATTGAGTGACAGTCAGTGACAGACATAACAAGATAAATTTCTGATGCACAACCATATTTCTaacttgcaccttgtgtattctacagtaagttgagaccctgactgagttcctaaatttgtttttgttttggggGGACCCCTAGCAGCCTAGGGCCCTAAGCAACCTcttatgtcgcttatgcctggGTAATTTTGTGAAAATTCTATTTATGTGGAAGTTACAATTTGTCCCAGTGTGTACAGTAGGTTAATTACTTTGCATTCTCCATCTTCTGACATGAACATATTTCAAATTCAATCGTTTTTTGTAGATCTAAATATACAATAAGTTATAGATATGAGCCACCTCAACTGTAGCTATTTTCTCCCCTGTAGGTCGAGACAAAGAGTTTCCCCGTGACATCATGGTTATGGATGTAGCAGGCAGACCTCTAATGCTGATACTTGGTTTAACGTCTGCTTCTTCTGTGGAACTCAGATCAGATACACAGAATACTGAGCAACATTAAAGACTCACAACCTGGAAGAATCACATGATTGAGAAGATAAAATACTGTAACCTGTCCAATCAACATTTATTGTTATAAAAAAGTTAATACTTGGTCCAAGGACAGAGTGATATGATCATACAAACTTTACgttatggtatagtatggtactgTACGATATGGACCATGGTATGAAAAGCATCAGGATTGTAtagcacattttagagtgttgAAGTCACACAGGGAAAGTCTAAGTGTGCATTAGTAAATACAAAAGCATGCTTAAAATGTAACAATACCATTAACCACATTACAGTACAGTTTGTGTAATTAAAAACTTTAGGTAATTTGTAATACCCTATCAGtaaatatacataatatgactGTTGCAAGTAATAGCACATGTTTGTCACTTATGTTATTTCTCCATTGTTATACTCCAAGTCCAGAACAGTCATTCTATCCTAATTTTGGCTCTAGTTTTAGAGCGTGTATTGACCTCAGACAAGAGAGGAAGGGTGgatggaggaacaggaggaggtaGAAGGGCAGGAGAAGGAGGGTTGGAGGGTGGGGGCAATGTAGGTTtgacatcctcctcctcttcctcctcctgccccTGGTCCATGTCCCCGTTCCTCCTCAGGTGTTTGTCACagtgtctctggaaggtggtcATCTTAGCAAAAGTCTTATTGCAGACCCTGCAGTGGTAGGGCCTCTGTCCTCTGTGGAGCCTCATGTACAGCTGCAGGTAGGAGGAGCGGACGAAGGACCGGCAGCAGACCCCACAGCAGAGGTCCTCCATGGTGCTGCTGTGTGTCTTAACATGCTGTCTGAGGGACGAGGCTGACTTGAAACTCTGATCACACCTGTCACAGGTGAAGCTCTGTTTGGCTGACTCCAGGGCCTGATGGGCCAGCAGGTGTGTGGAGGAGCGGAAGGCTTTACCACAGTGATCACACCTGTAGGGCCTCTCTCCAGTGTGCAGGCGGTGGTGCATGATCAGCCCAGCCTTCTGGGTGAAAGCTTTGTCACAGACAGAGCACTGGaatggcttctcccctgtgtggaggCGTCGGTGTGTCTTCAGGTGAGAAGCGCGACCGAAGCCCTTTCCACAGTCTGGACACTTAAAGGGCCTGTCCCCTGTGTGGGTGGTCTTATGGCGCATCAGGTGGGCTGACTGTAGGAAGAGCTTCCCACACACGCCACACTTATACTTCCTCTCCCCGCTGTGGGAGCGCAGGTGTAGGgccaggtgagaggaggagatgaacgTTTTGGAACAGAGAGGACAGGTGTGAGGCTGCTTGTCTGTTCTGCTGCTGCGGCGGTGGCTGTGACGCGCCCGGCCGGAGGAGAGAGAGCGGCACTGGGGCTGACGGGGCCTGCTGATTGGTACAGACCCGTCCTCCACTCCGTCTCCATCCAgcacactgttgttgttgttgttattgtcagGCCTCATGGTTGGTGAGTGTCTACTTGACATGGAGTTGACACTAACACCTGTATCTACTCCTGGGCATGCGTTTGGCAGTGGCACTAACACCTGTATCTACTCCTGGGCATGCGTTTGGCAGTGGCACTAACACCTGTATCTACTCCTGGGCATGCGTTTGGCAGTGGCACTAACACCTGTATCTACTCCTGGGCATGCGTTTGGCAGTGGCACTAACACCTGTATCTACTCCTGGGCATGCGTTTGGCAGTGGCACTAACACCTGTATCTACTCCTGGGCATGCGTTTGGCAGTGGCACTAACACCTGTATCTA is a window from the Oncorhynchus keta strain PuntledgeMale-10-30-2019 chromosome 35, Oket_V2, whole genome shotgun sequence genome containing:
- the LOC118368227 gene encoding zinc finger protein 239; this translates as MSSRHSPTMRPDNNNNNNSVLDGDGVEDGSVPISRPRQPQCRSLSSGRARHSHRRSSRTDKQPHTCPLCSKTFISSSHLALHLRSHSGERKYKCGVCGKLFLQSAHLMRHKTTHTGDRPFKCPDCGKGFGRASHLKTHRRLHTGEKPFQCSVCDKAFTQKAGLIMHHRLHTGERPYRCDHCGKAFRSSTHLLAHQALESAKQSFTCDRCDQSFKSASSLRQHVKTHSSTMEDLCCGVCCRSFVRSSYLQLYMRLHRGQRPYHCRVCNKTFAKMTTFQRHCDKHLRRNGDMDQGQEEEEEEDVKPTLPPPSNPPSPALLPPPVPPSTLPLLSEVNTRSKTRAKIRIE